The proteins below come from a single Myripristis murdjan chromosome 10, fMyrMur1.1, whole genome shotgun sequence genomic window:
- the LOC115366405 gene encoding protocadherin alpha-8-like, which produces MMERIGRWAWRDEWRRIAFMVLLMLFWTRVSAQIRYSISEEVKEGTVVGNIAKDLGLDKNTLKERRYRIVAGSTESLFQVNQDDGMLYTKRKIDREEVCERSSVCLINLKTVLENPLEIHYVAVEVLDINDHSPSFSEKESRLEISESALPGLRIQLQAAHDPDVGQFSVQEYKLSQNDHFRLEIKDRGKDAKIPVLTVLKPLDRETQESHRFLLTAIDGGKPSRSGTVEIIADILDVNDNMPVFTKNTYSVRLDENSIIGTTVIQVNATDLDEGSNGEITYSFGNNVNSRISQLFRVDPNTGEIIVQGVIDFEVEESYEIDVQASDKGPAPFKTDKSVFVNIVDLNDNDPEIEITSFSNAIPENSRLGTTVALISVHDKDSGLNGKVTCALREDVPFTLSPSGQENMYSLVTKILLDREKESAYDVTIVAKDAGVPSLSSQKAISIVISDVNDNSPEFSLSPYTFYVVENNSPGVVLFSVTASDRDEGDNSRISYHIMNNRSGDKPSLLLNINSENGDIMALSKFDFEKMKTFQFQVVATDSGTPSLSSNVTVNVFILDQNDNSPVILYPVSANGSAEGVEEIPRNVNAGHLVTKVRAYDPDIGYNGWLLFSLQEVRDHSLFGLDRYTGQLRTLRSFTETDEAEHKLVILVKDNGNVSLSATATVIVKAVEPKEAFAAADVKSAANHVEEDNVTFYLIITLGAVSSLFLISIIVLIVMQCSRSTDYSSKYLQDTNYDGTLCHSIQYRSGDKRYMLVGPRMSIGSTIVPGSNANTLVLPHRRQTSGEVRMYK; this is translated from the coding sequence ATGATGGAACGGATAGGACGATGGGCATGGAGAGACGAATGGCGACGGATCGCTTTTATGGTTCTTTTGATGCTGTTTTGGACCAGAGTTTCTGCACAGATCAGATATTCCATCAGTGAGGAAGTTAAAGAAGGAACTGTTGTTGGTAATATTGCCAAAGACTTGGGATTAGATAAGAACACACTGAAAGAGAGAAGATATCGTATTGTGGCGGGCTCAACGGAGTCCCTTTTTCAGGTAAACCAGGACGATGGCATGCTGTATACTAAAAGAAAAATTGACCGAGAGGAGGTTTGTGAGCGCAGCAGCGTGTGCTTGATTAACCTAAAAACTGTTCTGGAAAACCCCCTTGAAATTCATTATGTGGCTGTGGAAGTTCTGGATATAAATGATCACTCGCCCAGCTTCTCGGAGAAAGAGTCACGTTTAGAGATCTCAGAGTCAGCTTTACCAGGCTTACGCATTCAACTGCAAGCAGCCCACGACCCTGATGTTGGTCAGTTTTCAGTTCAAGAATATAAACTTAGTCAAAATGATCATTTCCGTTTGGAAATTAAAGATCGAGGAAAAGATGCTAAAATACCAGTTTTAACAGTATTGAAGCCGCTAGACAGGGAAACGCAAGAAAGTCATAGGTTCCTTCTTACTGCCATTGATGGAGGGAAACCGAGTAGATCAGGAACAGTAGAAATTATCGCTGACATTTTAGATGTTAATGACAATATGCCAGTTTTCACCAAAAATACTTACTCAGTGCGTTTGGATGAAAATTCTATCATTGGCACAACAGTTATCCAAGTGAATGCTACAGATTTAGACGAAGGGTCCAATGGTGAAATTACGTATTCATTTGGTAATAATGTGAACAGCAGAATCAGTCAACTTTTTCGTGTAGATCCAAATACTGGTGAAATTATTGTTCAAGGTGTAATCGATTTCGAAGTGGAGGAAAGTTATGAAATCGATGTACAAGCATCAGATAAAGGACCAGCTCCATTCAAGACGGACAAAAGTGTTTTCGTTAATATTGTTGACTTGAATGATAACGATCCGGAGATAGAGATTACGTCATTTTCAAATGCAATTCCAGAAAATTCAAGGCTGGGGACCACAGTTGCATTAATTAGCGTTCATGATAAAGACTCTGGTCTGAATGGGAAAGTCACTTGTGCTTTGAGAGAAGATGTTCCTTTCACGTTATCACCTTCAGGACAAGAAAACATGTATTCTTTAGTCACAAAAATTCTACTGGACAGAGAAAAGGAATCCGCATACGATGTTACAATAGTTGCTAAGGACGCAGGTGTGCCATCGTTGTCCTCTCAAAAAGCGATCAGCATTGTCATTTCAGATGTAAATGATAATAGTCCGGAGTTTTCACTGAGCCCCTACACATTTTATGTAGTTGAGAACAATTCCCCAGGAGTCGTACTATTTTCAGTGACGGCATCTGACCGGGATGAGGGCGACAATTCACGcatttcatatcatatcatgaaTAATCGGAGTGGAGATAAGCCTTCATTATTGCTTAATATCAACTCTGAAAATGGAGATATTATGGCTTTAAGTAAGTTTGACTtcgaaaaaatgaaaactttccAGTTCCAAGTTGTTGCCACAGACTCTGGAACTCCATCACTGAGCAGCAACGTCACAGTGAACGTGTTCATTCTGGATCAGAACGACAACTCTCCAGTCATCTTGTATCCAGTGAGCGCAAACGgctctgctgaaggtgtggaggagattCCCCGCAATGTGAACGCAGGCCACCTGGTGACTAAAGTGAGAGCTTATGATCCAGATATAGGATATAACGGCTGgttgttgttttcactgcaggaaGTGAGAGACCACAGTCTGTTTGGTTTGGACCGCTATACAGGACAGCTAAGAACACTTCGCTcattcacagagacagacgAAGCTGAGCATAAACTGGTCATACTGGTGAAAGACAATGGGAACGTTTCCCTGTCAGCAACAGCCACTGTGATTGTCAAGGCTGTGGAGCCTAAAGAGGCTTTTGCAGCTGCTGATGTCAAAAGTGCAGCCAACCATGTGGAGGAGGACaatgttacattttatttgataataaCTTTGGGCGCAGTTTCATCACTTTTTCTCATCAGTATCATCGTGTTGATTGTCATGCAGTGCTCTAGATCCACAGACTATTCCTCCAAATACTTGCAAGACACAAATTATGACGGGACACTGTGCCACAGCATCCAGTACAGATCTGGAGACAAACGGTACATGTTAGTTGGACCCAGAATGAGTATAGGATCTACTATAGTTCCCGGTAGCAATGCGAATACTCTCGTTCTTCCGCACAGGAGGCAGACATCTGGAGAGGTAAGAATGTATAAATGA
- the LOC115366901 gene encoding protocadherin alpha-2-like, whose translation MEYRWVSLDISLLLCSALQVCAQIRYSVPEEVKVNSFVGNVAKDLGLDVSTLAARRFRLVSGSKEALFGVNGNGILFVNKNIDREERCDGSGPCMINLKIAVENPLEIHYVGIEITDVNDHSPSFLDKDVNIEVAENKLPGARFELHAARDLDAGINSVRRYKLNENEHFNVELRDNGDEDKIPVLVLKKALDREQNIKHSLFLTALDGGNPPKSGTLNVTVTVLDTNDNQPVCSQDAYSVILQENSEIGKIVVKISASDADDGANGEVEYSLGRNVKKGVQELFHLDSVTGVLRVKGKIDYEENEVFRLNVQASDKGQPPLSVDCRVIIKVEDVNDNKPEIDVTSLSNTVVENAKPGTVISLISLTDRDSGNNGKVVCRISENSPFELKPSFQENVYSIVTKGRLDREFLSHFNISITATDCGQPPLSTTKTLSVEIADVNDNSPVFSQNPLALYMFENNVPGELILSVSASDKDLGENAVVTYHLVRGHEAHSGIASFLNINSDNGQISALKSFDFEKIKTFQFQVIATDSGTPSLSSNVTVNVFILDQNDNAPVILYPVSANGSAEGVEEIPRNVNAGHLVTKVRAYDPDIGYNGWLLLSLQEVSDHSLFALDRYTGQLRTLRSFTETDEAEHKLVILVKDNGNVSLSATATVIVKAVEPKEAFAAADVKSAANHVEEDNVTFYLIITLGAVSSLFLISIIVLIVMQCSRSTDYSSKYLQDTNYDGTLCHSIQYRSGDKRYMLVGPRMSIGSTIVPGSNANTLVLPERRQASGEVSLLNALSNTFYFMQLFQCFSSVNS comes from the coding sequence ATGGAGTACCGGTGGGTTTCCCTTGatatctctctcttgctgtgcaGTGCACTGCAGGTTTGCGCTCAGATACGATATTCTGTTCCAGAGGAGGTGAAAGTGAATTCATTTGTTGGGAATGTTGCAAAGGACTTGGGACTCGATGTCAGCACGTTGGCAGCAAGACGATTTCGTCTCGTGTCTGGGTCTAAAGAAGCTCTCTTTGGTGTAAATGGGAATGGGATATTGtttgttaataaaaatattgaCCGAGAGGAGCGCTGTGATGGTAGCGGTCCCTGTATGATCAATCTAAAAATCGCTGTTGAAAATCCTCTTGAAATTCATTACGTGGGGATAGAGATAACAGACGTAAATGATCATTCTCCCAGTTTTTTAGACAAAGACGTTAACATCGAGGTAGCTGAAAACAAACTCCCAGGTGCTCGCTTTGAACTGCACGCTGCACGGGATCTAGACGCTGGAATTAATTCTGTTAGACGgtataaattaaatgaaaatgaacattttaacGTAGAGCTTCGTGATAATGGGGATGAGGACAAAATTCCGGTTTTGGTATTAAAAAAAGCTTTGGACCGGGAACAGAATATCAAGCATTCATTGTTTTTGACTGCATTAGATGGAGGAAATCCGCCTAAATCAGGGACTCTGAACGTGACTGTTACAGTACTAGACACGAATGATAACCAGCCAGTTTGCAGTCAAGATGCATACTCTGTGATTCTACAGGAGAATTCTGAAATAGGTAAGATCGTTGTTAAAATCAGTGCATCAGATGCAGATGATGGAGCCAATGGCGAAGTTGAATACAGCTTAGGGAGGAATGTCAAGAAAGGAGTACAGGAGCTTTTCCATTTGGATAGTGTCACAGGGGTGCTTCGAGTTAAAGGTAAAATAGACTATGAAGAGAACGAAGTATTCAGGTTGAACGTACAGGCGTCTGATAAAGGGCAGCCACCATTAAGTGTTGACTGCAGGGTTATTATAAAAGTTGAAGACGTGAACGATAATAAACCGGAAATTGACGTGACATCACTTTccaatacagtggtggaaaacgCAAAACCAGGAACCGTCATTTCACTAATTAGTTTGACAGATAGAGATTCTGGAAACAACGGTAAAGTAGTTTGCAGAATTTCTGAAAACTCCCCATTTGAGCTCAAACCTTCTTTTCAAGAAAACGTATATTCAATCGTTACAAAGGGTCGCTTGGATAGAgaatttttgtctcattttaacatttcaatCACAGCTACAGACTGCGGCCAGCCTCCTTTATCCACCACCAAAACGCTCAGTGTTGAGATTGCAGATGTGAATGATAACAGTCCAGTATTCTCTCAAAATCCTCTTGCGCTGTACATGTTTGAAAACAATGTTCCAGGTGAATTGATATTATCTGTAAGTGCTTCCGATAAAGATTTGGGTGAAAATGCTGTTGTAACGTATCATCTAGTCAGAGGTCATGAGGCGCATAGTGGAATCGCGTCCTTCCTTAATATTAATTCTGATAATGGGCAAATTTCAGCACTAAAAAGCTTTGACTtcgaaaaaataaaaacattccaGTTCCAAGTTATTGCCACAGACTCTGGAACTCCATCACTGAGCAGCAACGTCACAGTGAACGTGTTCATTCTGGATCAGAACGACAACGCTCCAGTCATCTTGTATCCAGTCAGCGCGAACGGttctgctgaaggtgtggaggagattCCCCGCAATGTGAACGCAGGCCACCTGGTGACTAAAGTGAGAGCCTATGATCCAGATATAGGATACAACGGCTGGTTGTTGTTGTCACTGCAGGAAGTGAGTGACCACAGTCTGTTTGCTTTGGATCGCTATACAGGACAGCTAAGAACACTTCGTTcattcacagagacagacgAGGCTGAGCATAAACTGGTCATACTGGTGAAAGACAATGGGAACGTTTCCCTGTCAGCAACAGCCACTGTGATTGTCAAGGCTGTGGAGCCCAAAGAGGCCTTTGCAGCTGCTGATGTCAAAAGTGCAGCAAACCATGTGGAGGAGGACaatgttacattttatttgataataaCTTTGGGCGCAGTTTCATCACTTTTTCTCATCAGTATCATCGTGTTGATTGTCATGCAGTGCTCTAGATCCACAGACTATTCCTCCAAATACTTGCAAGACACAAATTATGACGGGACACTGTGCCACAGCATCCAGTACAGATCTGGAGACAAACGGTACATGTTAGTTGGACCCAGAATGAGTATAGGATCAACTATAGTCCCGGGCAGCAACGCGAATACTCTCGTTCTCCCAGAGAGGAGGCAGGCATCTGGAGAGGTAAGCCTTCTTAATGCTTTATCAAATACGTTTTACTTCATGCAATTATTCCAatgtttcagttcagttaattCTTGA
- the LOC115366902 gene encoding LOW QUALITY PROTEIN: protocadherin alpha-3-like (The sequence of the model RefSeq protein was modified relative to this genomic sequence to represent the inferred CDS: deleted 1 base in 1 codon), whose protein sequence is MVFTKHETKRIPVVERGTRVGCIVPLVVLLWNGAHGQISYSISEEVKEGTVVGQLAKDLGLEKNTLKNRGFRIVSGSTETLFQVNQNDGILYVNRKIDREEVCERSRVCLINLKTVLENPLEIHYVAVEVVDVNDHSPTFSENQTNLEISESAVRGARIQLQAARDADSGQFSIQQYKLNHNEHFSVEVKDRGEDRKIPFLVLQKQLDRETATKHKLLLTAVDGGKPPKSGTIEIIVDVLDVNDNTPMFTKDVYSAMLSENTPAGVTVIRVNATDLDEGLNGEVMYLFGKEVDRNIMELFSLNKITGEITVKGPIDFEENQSFEIDIRASDKGSAPLTADKSIFIRIVDVNDNAPEIEVTSFSNAVPENARIGTTVALVNVNDLDSGLNGKVICSLNDNFSFTLTPSMQDRMYSVVTKTSLDREYQPQYDVTISCKDSGVPAMSSENTISVLVSDVNDNSPEFSAKPYTFYVTENNAAGTPVFSVSAFDRDENENALISYHILRQGGEDNKHASFININPTNGEVLALKSFDFETLKTFRFQVVATDSGTPSLSSNVTVNVFILDQNDNAPVILYPVSANGSVEGVEEIPRNVNAGHLVTKVRAYDPDIGYNGWLLFSLQEVSDHSLFGLDRYTGQIRTLRSFTETDEAEHKLVILVKDNGNVSLSATVTVIVKAVEPKEAFAAADVKSAAKAEEESNVTFYLIITLSSVSALFLISIIVLIVMECSKTTDYSSKYLQDTNYDGTLCHSIQYRSGDNRYMLVGPRMSIGSTIVPGSNANTLVVSDRRQASLEVRIQ, encoded by the exons ATGGT ATtcacaaaacatgaaacaaagagGATTCCTGTCGTGGAGCGAGGGACTCGGGTGGGCTGCATT GTTCCTTTAGTTGTTCTTTTATGGAATGGAGCTCATGGACAGATCTCATATTCTATCTCTGAGGAAGTTAAGGAGGGTACCGTAGTCGGACAGTTAGCAAAAGATTTGGGActtgaaaaaaacactttgaagaaTAGGGGGTTTCGTATCGTGTCTGGCTCTACTGAAACCCTCTTTCAGGTAAACCAAAACGACGGCATTCTCTATGTGAATCGAAAAATAGATCGGGAGGAGGTGTGTGAACGGAGCCGCGTCTGTCTGATCAATTTGAAGACGGTGCTGGAAAATCCTTTGGAGATTCATTACGTAGCTGTCGAGGTCGTAGATGTAAACGACCACTCACCAACCTTTTCAGAGAATCAAACTAATTTAGAGATATCAGAGTCAGCAGTGAGAGGGGCTCGAATTCAGCTCCAAGCTGCCCGTGATGCAGACAGCGGCCAGTTCTCTATCCAGCAATACAAACTTAACCATAATGAGCATTTCAGTGTAGAGGTTAAAGATAGAGGAGAGGACCGTAAAATCCCATTCCttgttttacaaaaacaattagacagagagacagctaCGAAACACAAGCTATTACTGACAGCAGTTGATGGAGGTAAACCACCAAAATCAGGTACCATAGAAATCATCGTGGACGTACTTGATGTAAATGATAACACTCCCATGTTTACAAAAGATGTTTACTCGGCAATGTTGAGTGAAAACACTCCAGCTGGTGTTACAGTTATTCGGGTAAATGCGACTGATTTAGACGAGGGTTTAAATGGGGAggtaatgtatttatttggaaAAGAGGTTGATAGAAATATAATGGAACTGTTTAGTTTAAACAAGATAACGGGAGAGATAACTGTTAAAGGACCTATTGATTTTGAGGAAAACCAGAGCTTTGAGATAGATATACGAGCATCCGATAAAGGATCTGCTCCTCTCACAGCGGATAAAAGCATATTTATAAGGATAGTAGACGTTAACGATAATGCCCCCGAAATAGAGGTGACATCATTTTCAAACGCAGTGCCAGAGAATGCCAGAATTGGGACCACTGTGGCTCTAGTAAATGTCAATGACTTGGACTCAGGCCTCAATGGGAAAGTTATTTGTTCGTTAAATGACAATTTCTCCTTTACACTGACACCCTCGATGCAAGATCGCATGTACTCTGTAGTTACGAAGACTTCTCTGGACAGAGAGTATCAGCCTCAGTATGATGTAACAATATCTTGCAAAGACTCAGGTGTACCAGCCATGTCGTCTGAAAATACAATAAGCGTTCTTGTTTCAGATGTGAATGATAACAGTCCGGAGTTTTCCGCGAAGCCCTATACTTTCTATGTAACAGAAAATAACGCCGCGGGAACACCAGTATTTTCAGTTAGCGCCTTTGATCGTGATGAAAACGAAAATGCATTAATATCATATCACATTCTTAGACAGGGGGGCGAGGACAACAAACATGCCTCGTTTATTAACATAAACCCCACAAATGGAGAAGTTTTGGCGCTAAAAAGCTTTGACTTTGAAACTCTGAAAACTTTCCGATTCCAAGTTGTTGCCACAGACTCTGGAACTCCATCACTGAGCAGCAACGTCACAGTGAATGTTTTCATTCTGGATCAGAACGACAACGCTCCAGTCATCTTGTATCCGGTCAGCGCAAACGGCTCTGTggaaggtgtggaggagattCCCCGCAATGTGAACGCAGGCCACCTGGTGACTAAAGTGAGGGCCTATGATCCAGATATAGGATATAACGGCTGGTTGTTATTTTCACTGCAGGAAGTGAGTGACCACAGTCTGTTTGGTTTGGACCGCTATACAGGACAGATAAGAACACTTCGCTCATTCACCGAGACAGACGAGGCTGAGCATAAACTGGTCATACTGGTGAAAGACAATGGGAACGTTTCCCTGTCAGCAACAGTCACTGTGATTGTCAAGGCTGTAGAGCCCAAAGAGGCTTTTGCAGCTGCTGATGTTAAAAGTGCAGCAAAAGCCGAAGAAGAGAGCAAcgtgacattttatttgataataaCTTTGAGCTCTGTTTCAGCACTTTTCTTAATCAGTATCATCGTGTTGATTGTAATGGAGTGCTCCAAAACCACAGACTATTCCTCCAAGTACTTACAAGACACGAACTATGACGGGACACTGTGCCACAGCATCCAGTACAGATCTGGAGACAATCGGTACATGTTAGTTGGACCCAGAATGAGTATAGGATCTACTATAGTACCGGGCAGCAATGCCAATACTCTCGTTGTCTCGGACAGGAGACAGGCATCTTTAGAGGTAAGAATACAGTAA
- the LOC115366903 gene encoding protocadherin alpha-3-like codes for MEQRDLGTWRIAVAIAVVLLWRMATAQTRYSISEEVKEGTVVGNVAKDLGLDKNTLKERGYRIVAGSTEPLFRVNQDDGILYVNKKIDREEVCERSSVCLIDLKTVLENPLEVHYVSVEISDVNDHTPSFPEKEKSLEIFESALPGARFQLQAARDADSGPFSVQQYRLSQNEHFRLEVKDRGEDRKTPILILQKPLDRESVKSHTLLLTAIDGGKPPKSGEMKITVNVSDVNDNPPVFTKDSYSVQLNENSPTGTTVIQVHAKDLDEGSNAEIVYSFGNDVEANTRARFDLNPLTGVIIVAGEIDFEESSKYEIDVQASDKELTSEKSVTIQIVDVNDNAPEIEVTSFSRALPEDSKPGTTVALISVKDSDSGLNGKVVCYLNQDVPFALTPSLQNNMYSLVNKLLLDREEQSQYDVTIVAKDAGEPSLSSEKTISIVVSDVNDNKPQFSLSPYVFYIAENNAPGESVFSVKASDHDEGNNALITYHIIRDVSEANKYTPFMNINTENGDILALKSFDFETLKTFWFQVVATDSGTPSLSSNVTVNVFILDQNDNAPVILYPLSANGSAEGVEEIPRNVNAGHLVTKVRAYDPDIGYNGWLLFSLQEVSDHSLFGLDRYTGQIRTLRSFTETDEAEHKLVILVKDNGNVSLSATATVIVKAVEPKEAFAASDVKSAANVEEESNVTFYLIITLSSVSTLFLISIIVLIVMQCSKPTDYSSKYLQDTNYDGTLCHSIQYRSGDKRYMLVGPRMSIGSTIVPGSNANTLVLPDRRQASGEVRLF; via the coding sequence ATGGAACAAAGAGACCTAGGGACATGGAGGATTGCTGTCGCGATTGCTGTGGTTCTGTTATGGCGCATGGCCACGGCGCAAACACGATATTCTATTTCTGAAGAAGTGAAAGAGGGGACAGTTGTTGGTAATGTTGCCAAGGATTTAGGACTGGACAAGAACACATTGAAAGAAAGAGGATATCGTATTGTGGCCGGATCCACTGAGCCCCTTTTCCGGGTAAATCAGGACGATGGCATCCTGTACGTGAACAAAAAAATTGATAGAGAGGAGGTTTGTGAGCGGAGCAGTGTGTGCTTGATTGACTTGAAAACCGTGCTCGAAAATCCACTGGAAGTACATTATGTCTCAGTGGAGATTTCCGATGTGAACGACCACACTCCCAGCTttccagagaaagagaaaagtttAGAGATTTTTGAATCCGCATTACCGGGTGCAAGATTTCAGCTTCAAGCTGCTCGCGATGCTGATAGTGGTCCGTTTTCTGTCCAGCAGTACAGATTGAGCCAGAATGAACATTTTCGTCTGGAGGTAAAGGATCGTGGTGAGGATCGTAAAACTCCTATACTGATCCTCCAAAAGCCACTTGACAGAGAATCTGTGAAGAGCCATACGTTATTGCTCACAGCCATAGATGGAGGCAAACCTCCTAAGTCTGGGGAAATGAAAATAACAGTTAATGTATCAGATGTCAATGATAACCCTCCAGTCTTCACCAAGGATTCTTACTCTGTGCAACTAAATGAAAATTCCCCTACTGGCACGACGGTCATACAAGTACATGCAAAAGATTTGGATGAGGGTTCAAATGCTGAAATTGTATATTCATTTGGTAATGACGTGGAGGCAAATACACGTGCACGTTTTGATTTGAACCCATTAACTGGAGTAATAATCGTTGCCGGAGAAATAGATTTTGAGGAGAGTAGCAAATATGAGATTGATGTACAAGCATCGGACAAGGAATTAACATCAGAGAAAAGCGTTACTATTCAGATTGTTGACGTAAACGACAATGCACCCGAGATCGAGGTGACATCTTTCTCACGTGCTCTGCCGGAAGATTCTAAACCGGGAACTACTGTGGCGTTAATTAGTGTGAAAGATTCAGACTCTGGTCTCAATGGAAAAGTGGTGTGTTATTTAAATCAAGATGTCCCTTTTGCGCTCACACCGTCATTACAGAATAACATGTATTCTTTAGTCAACAAATTGCTTTTGGATCGGGAAGAGCAATCTCAGTATGACGTAACAATTGTTGCTAAAGACGCAGGTGAACCATCTTTGTCATCTGAAAAAACAATAAGCATTGTTGTGTCAGATGTGAATGATAACAAACCACAGTTTTCACTGAGCCCATATGTTTTTTACATTGCAGAGAATAACGCTCCAGGTGAATCAGTATTCTCAGTGAAAGCCTCTGATCATGACGAGGGAAATAATGCACTTATAACATATCATATTATTAGAGATGTAAGTGAAGCTAACAAATATACTCCATTTATGAACATCAATACTGAAAATGGGGATATATTAGCACTAAAAAGTTTTGACTTTGAGACTCTGAAAACCTTCTGGTTCCAAGTTGTTGCCACAGACTCTGGAACTCCATCACTGAGCAGCAACGTCACAGTGAACGTGTTCATTCTGGATCAGAACGACAACGCTCCAGTCATCTTGTATCCACTCAGCGCGAACGGttctgctgaaggtgtggaggagattCCCCGCAATGTGAACGCAGGCCACCTGGTGACTAAAGTGAGAGCTTATGATCCAGATATAGGATATAACGGCTGGTTGTTGTTTTCGCTGCAGGAAGTGAGTGACCATAGTCTGTTTGGTTTGGACCGCTATACAGGACAGATAAGAACACTTCGCTcattcacagagacagacgAGGCTGAGCATAAACTGGTCATACTGGTCAAAGACAATGGGAACGTTTCCCTGTCAGCAACAGCTACTGTGATTGTCAAGGCTGTGGAGCCCAAAGAGGCTTTTGCAGCCTCAGATGTTAAAAGTGCAGCAAACGTTGAAGAAGAGagtaatgtgacattttatttgataataaCTTTGAGCTCTGTTTCAACACTGTTTCTCATCAGTATCATCGTTCTGATTGTAATGCAGTGCTCCAAACCCACTGACTATTCCTCCAAGTACTTACAAGACACGAACTATGACGGGACTTTATGCCACAGCATCCAGTACAGATCTGGAGACAAACGGTACATGCTAGTTGGACCCAGAATGAGTATAGGATCTACTATAGTCCCGGGCAGCAATGCGAATACACTAGTTCTCCCTGACAGGAGGCAGGCATCTGGAGAGGTAAGATTGTTTTAA